The proteins below are encoded in one region of Paenibacillus sp. YYML68:
- the groL gene encoding chaperonin GroEL (60 kDa chaperone family; promotes refolding of misfolded polypeptides especially under stressful conditions; forms two stacked rings of heptamers to form a barrel-shaped 14mer; ends can be capped by GroES; misfolded proteins enter the barrel where they are refolded when GroES binds) — protein sequence MAKEIKFSEEARRSMLRGVDALANAVKVTLGPKGRNVVLEKKFGSPLITNDGVTIAKEIELEDAFENMGAQLVKEVATKTNDIAGDGTTTATVLAQAMIREGLKNVTAGANPMVIRKGIDKAVKAAVAELASIAKPIEGKQSIAQVAAISAADDEVGQLIAEAMEKVGKDGVITVEESKGFATELEVVEGMQFDRGYISPYMITDTDKMEAVLENPVILITDKKITNIQEILPVLEKVVQSGKQLLIIAEDVEGEALATLVVNRLRGTFTCVAVKAPGFGDRRKAMLGDIAALTGGQVITEELGLELKSTTPDQLGSARQIRVTKENTIIVDGAGDKADIGTRVSQIRAQLEETTSEFDKEKLQERLAKLAGGVAVVKVGAATETELKERKLRIEDALNATRAAVEEGIVAGGGTALVNVYGAVAAVDAEGDEKTGVNIVLRALEEPVRTIAANAGQEGSVIVERLKKEATGVGYNAASGEWVNMIEAGIVDPAKVTRSALQNAASVAAMFLTTEAVIADKPDKDKPGMPDMGGMGGMGGMGGF from the coding sequence ATGGCTAAAGAAATTAAGTTCAGTGAAGAAGCTCGCCGCTCGATGCTTCGCGGTGTGGACGCTTTGGCGAATGCTGTGAAAGTAACGCTCGGTCCTAAAGGCCGCAACGTGGTACTCGAGAAGAAGTTCGGCAGCCCGCTCATCACGAATGACGGCGTAACCATCGCGAAGGAAATCGAGCTTGAGGATGCATTCGAGAACATGGGCGCACAGCTCGTGAAGGAAGTTGCAACGAAGACGAACGACATCGCAGGTGACGGTACGACGACTGCTACTGTTCTGGCTCAAGCGATGATTCGCGAAGGTCTGAAGAACGTAACAGCTGGCGCGAACCCAATGGTCATCCGTAAAGGGATCGACAAGGCGGTTAAGGCGGCTGTAGCTGAGCTGGCAAGCATCGCGAAGCCTATCGAAGGCAAGCAGTCGATCGCTCAAGTTGCTGCAATCTCCGCTGCTGACGATGAAGTCGGTCAGCTGATCGCAGAAGCGATGGAGAAGGTTGGCAAGGATGGCGTTATTACCGTTGAGGAGTCCAAGGGCTTCGCAACAGAGCTGGAGGTCGTGGAAGGTATGCAGTTCGACCGCGGCTACATCTCGCCATACATGATCACAGACACAGACAAGATGGAAGCGGTTCTGGAGAACCCTGTTATCTTGATCACAGATAAGAAGATTACGAACATTCAAGAGATTCTTCCCGTTCTCGAGAAGGTGGTTCAGTCCGGCAAGCAGCTGCTGATCATCGCTGAGGACGTAGAAGGCGAGGCGCTCGCGACTCTGGTCGTGAACAGACTTCGTGGAACATTCACTTGCGTAGCGGTGAAGGCTCCAGGCTTCGGCGACCGTCGTAAAGCTATGCTCGGCGACATCGCAGCGCTCACAGGCGGTCAAGTGATCACAGAAGAGCTCGGCCTTGAGCTGAAATCTACGACTCCAGACCAGCTTGGCTCCGCTCGTCAGATTCGCGTGACGAAGGAGAACACGATCATCGTGGACGGCGCTGGTGACAAGGCGGATATCGGTACTCGCGTATCCCAGATCCGCGCTCAGCTGGAAGAGACGACTTCCGAGTTCGACAAGGAGAAGCTCCAAGAGCGTCTCGCGAAGCTCGCTGGCGGCGTAGCCGTTGTGAAGGTCGGCGCTGCAACGGAGACGGAGCTGAAGGAGCGCAAGCTGCGCATCGAGGACGCGCTGAACGCAACTCGTGCAGCAGTAGAAGAAGGTATCGTAGCAGGCGGCGGTACGGCGCTCGTGAACGTATATGGCGCAGTTGCTGCTGTAGATGCAGAAGGCGACGAGAAGACAGGCGTGAACATCGTTCTGCGTGCACTCGAGGAGCCAGTTCGCACGATCGCAGCTAACGCAGGTCAAGAGGGCTCTGTTATCGTAGAGCGTCTGAAGAAAGAAGCAACAGGCGTAGGCTACAACGCAGCTTCCGGCGAGTGGGTGAACATGATCGAAGCGGGTATCGTTGACCCTGCGAAGGTGACACGCTCCGCGCTGCAAAACGCAGCATCCGTTGCGGCGATGTTCCTGACGACTGAAGCGGTTATCGCTGACAAGCCAGACAAGGATAAGCCAGGTATGCCGGATATGGGCGGCATGGGTGGAATGGGCGGCATGGGCGGATTCTAA
- the groES gene encoding co-chaperone GroES, with translation MIKPLGDRVVIEAIAKEETTASGIVLPDTAKEKPQEGKVVAVGSGTLKDGVRIALELKEGDRVIFSKYAGTEVKFEGRELLIMRESDVLAVLG, from the coding sequence ATGATCAAACCGTTGGGTGATCGCGTAGTAATCGAAGCCATCGCGAAGGAGGAGACGACCGCAAGCGGAATCGTTCTGCCAGACACAGCGAAGGAAAAGCCGCAAGAAGGCAAAGTCGTTGCAGTCGGCAGCGGTACACTCAAGGACGGCGTACGCATTGCGCTCGAGCTGAAGGAAGGCGACCGTGTTATTTTCTCCAAGTACGCGGGTACTGAAGTGAAGTTCGAAGGCCGTGAGCTGTTGATTATGCGTGAAAGCGACGTTCTGGCTGTTCTTGGCTAA
- the tatC gene encoding twin-arginine translocase subunit TatC gives MSQDDGMSLVDHLSELRKRIIWTIIVLVLGMVIGVFFANPIITYLKSIPPANGMEWNAFSPWDPLKMYMNFALVIGLLITLPFTLYQVWAFLKPGLREIEQRAALMYVPFAFIMFLAGLFFGYYVVFTMAFLFTTGIAQSMQLSETYGIAQYFGFMFSIIIPIALVFELPIVVMFLTKIRILNPAVLRKVRKLAYMGLVVVSTLITPPDAISAIIVAIPMILLYEFSIYLSNLVYRKQQLQDAQWEKEQAEEKE, from the coding sequence ATGTCTCAGGACGATGGCATGAGCTTAGTCGATCATTTATCAGAGCTGCGCAAGCGCATCATATGGACGATCATCGTGCTGGTGCTCGGGATGGTGATCGGTGTCTTTTTTGCCAATCCAATCATTACGTATCTGAAATCAATTCCGCCTGCTAACGGGATGGAATGGAACGCGTTCTCGCCTTGGGACCCGCTCAAGATGTACATGAACTTCGCGCTTGTGATTGGGCTGCTCATTACGCTTCCGTTCACGCTGTACCAGGTCTGGGCATTCCTCAAGCCAGGTCTGCGGGAGATTGAGCAGCGGGCCGCACTGATGTATGTGCCGTTCGCGTTTATTATGTTTCTGGCCGGATTGTTCTTCGGTTATTATGTGGTGTTCACCATGGCCTTCCTGTTCACGACGGGCATTGCCCAGAGCATGCAGCTCAGCGAAACGTATGGCATCGCGCAATATTTCGGCTTCATGTTCAGCATTATTATTCCGATTGCCTTAGTGTTCGAGCTGCCGATTGTCGTCATGTTCCTGACGAAGATTCGTATTCTCAATCCGGCCGTGCTCCGTAAGGTGCGCAAGCTGGCGTATATGGGGCTCGTCGTCGTGTCGACGCTCATTACTCCACCAGATGCGATCTCGGCGATTATTGTTGCCATTCCGATGATATTGCTCTACGAATTCAGCATTTATTTGTCTAATCTTGTTTATCGGAAGCAGCAGCTTCAGGATGCGCAGTGGGAGAAGGAGCAAGCTGAGGAGAAGGAATAG
- the tatA gene encoding twin-arginine translocase TatA/TatE family subunit yields the protein MFGNLGMSEVILIIVIALIIFGPKKLPELGRALGRTIREFKQASSNLLSDVHDAESSGRKDVTPKPDSVQGGQQEAAPAPTVASAHPSAGAGADGEAAQSSATGPQPQQAPQAPAASNRSQDPRRLPD from the coding sequence ATGTTTGGAAATTTAGGGATGTCCGAAGTGATACTGATCATCGTCATCGCGCTCATCATATTCGGCCCCAAGAAGCTGCCTGAGCTCGGGCGTGCACTCGGACGGACGATCCGCGAGTTCAAGCAGGCGTCCAGCAATTTGCTGAGCGATGTCCATGATGCCGAGTCTTCGGGACGTAAGGATGTGACGCCGAAGCCGGATTCGGTGCAGGGTGGACAGCAAGAGGCTGCTCCGGCTCCGACGGTTGCATCGGCACATCCATCTGCGGGAGCGGGGGCAGATGGGGAAGCTGCTCAGTCGTCGGCGACTGGACCACAGCCACAGCAAGCGCCTCAAGCGCCCGCTGCTTCGAATCGGAGCCAAGATCCGCGCAGGCTGCCGGATTAA
- a CDS encoding molybdopterin-binding protein codes for MKLNPMLEEVAVEQAVGMVLGHDLTQIVPGQFKGRLFKKGHVIREEDIPALLSIGKEHIYTIRLEPGYLHEDEAAARLARAAAGANVEWTEPHEGKITLKSAIHGLALIDKARVDAVNALDQIIMSTIRSGTVVKPGQPLMGTRVIPLLIEEARVAEAERLALTRSGGVGSDEAVKTDGIGDGTVSHASRAVVSVKPFRPLRAGLITTGSEVFKGRITDKFGPVVKEKLAALGSEVIEQRLAPDDSETIVQDIRRFRYELGADLILLTGGMSVDPDDRTPGAIKQAGTDIVSYGTPMLPGSMLLIGYLEGVPIMGLPGCVMHDPYTSFDVLLPYICAGERITRQHITELGYGGLQGC; via the coding sequence ATGAAGCTTAACCCGATGCTGGAGGAGGTCGCGGTCGAGCAGGCGGTCGGCATGGTGCTTGGACACGATCTGACGCAAATTGTGCCGGGGCAATTCAAGGGTCGGCTGTTCAAAAAAGGACATGTCATCCGTGAGGAGGACATCCCGGCGCTGCTGAGCATCGGCAAGGAGCACATCTACACGATTCGGCTCGAGCCGGGCTACCTGCACGAGGACGAGGCGGCTGCACGTCTTGCCCGGGCTGCTGCAGGGGCTAATGTAGAATGGACGGAGCCGCATGAAGGTAAGATTACGCTGAAGTCTGCCATTCACGGGCTCGCTCTGATCGATAAAGCGCGAGTGGATGCGGTGAATGCGCTTGACCAGATCATTATGTCGACGATTCGCAGCGGCACGGTCGTGAAGCCCGGACAACCGCTGATGGGCACGCGCGTCATTCCTCTCTTGATCGAGGAGGCGCGAGTGGCGGAGGCGGAGCGTCTGGCATTGACTCGCTCTGGGGGCGTTGGTTCGGACGAAGCTGTTAAGACGGATGGCATTGGGGATGGTACGGTTTCACATGCGTCCCGTGCTGTCGTGTCCGTGAAGCCGTTCCGGCCGCTGCGCGCCGGGCTCATTACGACCGGCAGCGAGGTGTTCAAGGGCCGCATCACGGACAAATTCGGTCCGGTCGTGAAGGAGAAGCTCGCGGCGCTCGGCTCCGAGGTGATCGAGCAGCGGCTCGCACCGGATGACAGCGAGACGATCGTACAGGACATTCGGCGGTTCCGCTACGAGCTGGGCGCAGACTTGATTCTGCTCACAGGAGGCATGTCCGTCGACCCGGACGATCGGACGCCGGGCGCGATCAAGCAGGCGGGCACCGATATCGTCAGCTATGGCACACCGATGCTGCCGGGCTCGATGCTGCTGATCGGCTATCTGGAAGGTGTGCCGATTATGGGGCTGCCGGGGTGCGTGATGCATGATCCGTATACCTCGTTTGATGTGCTGCTGCCTTACATTTGCGCTGGAGAGCGTATTACTCGTCAGCACATTACGGAGCTAGGCTATGGCGGTCTGCAAGGCTGCTGA
- a CDS encoding molybdenum cofactor biosynthesis protein B — protein sequence MRWKVAILTASDRGSRGEREDTSAQVIRELIEEEMNGQIIEYRIVPDEQDEIMAALIEMTDYFKADLIVTTGGTGLAPRDVTPEATLAVIERQVPGLAEAMRMYSMQKTRRAMLSRAVCGIRGRSLIVNLPGSPKGVSENLYAIIDQLPHALGILSGREGEHSDEA from the coding sequence ATGCGCTGGAAAGTGGCGATCTTGACAGCAAGCGATCGCGGTTCCCGCGGGGAACGCGAGGATACGAGTGCACAGGTCATTCGTGAATTGATCGAGGAAGAGATGAACGGCCAAATTATCGAGTACCGAATCGTGCCGGATGAGCAGGATGAGATTATGGCGGCGCTGATCGAGATGACCGACTACTTCAAGGCGGATCTGATCGTAACGACAGGTGGGACGGGCCTTGCGCCTAGAGATGTGACGCCGGAGGCTACGCTCGCGGTCATTGAGCGTCAGGTGCCCGGTCTTGCCGAGGCGATGCGCATGTATTCGATGCAGAAGACGAGACGGGCGATGCTCTCCAGAGCGGTGTGCGGTATACGGGGTAGGTCGCTGATCGTGAATTTGCCGGGCAGTCCGAAGGGTGTGTCCGAGAATCTGTACGCCATCATCGATCAGCTGCCTCATGCGCTCGGCATTCTGAGCGGCCGTGAGGGGGAGCATTCCGATGAAGCTTAA
- the moaC gene encoding cyclic pyranopterin monophosphate synthase MoaC: MSERDEGGALGGGSPLTHFDEQGRARMVDISDKSETVRTATARTTVVMKPETLQLIKQGRIGKGDVLAVSQVAAIMAAKKTSDWIPMCHPLSLTGVDVDFSDNGQDELYIEATVRTKGKTGVEMEALTAVSAAALTVYDMCKAAEKSMVIGPTLLVSKSGGKNGDYRLAEE; encoded by the coding sequence GTGAGTGAGCGTGACGAAGGTGGAGCGTTAGGCGGAGGATCTCCGCTGACGCATTTTGACGAGCAGGGGCGGGCAAGGATGGTGGACATCTCTGACAAGTCGGAGACGGTCCGCACGGCAACGGCCCGAACGACGGTCGTGATGAAGCCGGAGACGCTGCAGCTCATTAAGCAGGGGCGCATCGGCAAGGGTGATGTGCTGGCGGTGTCGCAGGTCGCGGCGATTATGGCGGCGAAGAAGACGTCGGACTGGATACCGATGTGCCATCCGCTCTCGCTAACTGGGGTGGACGTCGACTTCAGCGACAACGGGCAGGACGAGCTGTATATTGAAGCGACGGTTCGGACGAAGGGGAAGACCGGCGTCGAGATGGAGGCGCTGACGGCCGTATCGGCGGCGGCGTTGACCGTGTACGACATGTGTAAGGCGGCGGAGAAATCGATGGTGATCGGTCCTACGCTGCTGGTGAGCAAGTCCGGTGGGAAGAACGGGGATTATCGGCTGGCAGAGGAGTAG
- a CDS encoding 5-formyltetrahydrofolate cyclo-ligase, translating into MNIKEKKIELRRQAEAVRSAITEEERLRKSEIISEKLLKRLEKLLKPDPTVRRKPTLFTYMPVKTEVDVTPVLEACWKRPWRVVVPKVIPAYKQMKLYEIKSYVDLERGNWGIREPVAKAPQLFDIRQIDVVIVPGLAFDLRMGRLGYGGGFYDRFMQQYVRTGLPKPYIIAAAFEEQLVDEVPMGLFDFRINELVTEERCLTEGGAVCRE; encoded by the coding sequence ATGAATATTAAAGAGAAGAAAATCGAGCTGCGCCGACAGGCCGAGGCGGTTCGCTCTGCGATTACCGAGGAGGAGCGCCTGCGCAAGTCGGAGATCATCAGCGAGAAGCTGCTGAAGCGGCTGGAGAAGCTGCTGAAGCCTGATCCGACCGTTAGACGGAAGCCGACGTTGTTCACATACATGCCTGTGAAGACAGAGGTGGACGTGACGCCTGTGCTGGAGGCTTGCTGGAAGCGTCCGTGGCGGGTCGTCGTGCCGAAGGTAATCCCTGCTTACAAGCAGATGAAATTATATGAAATCAAGTCTTATGTCGATCTGGAGCGTGGCAATTGGGGCATTCGGGAGCCGGTGGCGAAGGCGCCGCAGCTGTTCGATATTCGGCAAATTGATGTCGTGATCGTGCCGGGTCTGGCGTTCGACCTGAGGATGGGGCGTCTTGGCTACGGCGGCGGCTTCTACGACCGCTTCATGCAGCAATATGTGCGGACAGGCTTGCCGAAGCCGTACATTATTGCCGCAGCGTTCGAGGAGCAGCTCGTGGACGAGGTGCCGATGGGCTTGTTCGATTTCCGGATCAATGAGCTGGTGACCGAGGAGAGATGCTTGACGGAAGGGGGAGCAGTCTGTCGTGAGTGA